The following coding sequences are from one Lolium rigidum isolate FL_2022 chromosome 6, APGP_CSIRO_Lrig_0.1, whole genome shotgun sequence window:
- the LOC124660221 gene encoding extensin-like isoform X2: MCSFGGRIVPRPTDKSLCYLGGETRIVAVDRNATLADVHARLSRSLLAGQPFTLKYQLPNEDLDSLISVSTDEDLDNLVDEYDRVAAASSGGGAASRTSRIRLFLFPAKPESSSSLGSLLDDSSKSENWFVDALNSAISGSFDGIPRGISTDSASVNCLLGLEDDASQHSRSGPPPADDPRKLPAPVAAAGGAGRHPHDVQSVPDSPMLDKNSSFGSTSSAPSLSNLPPIRVRPDERQLPPQVSVEDHFAQMGISEQQPPPVMMGYTMQQQPPQAPIPAMGMPVSTISPPEAASRVFSDDERSDHGGGARMPPKQEVPPTADPNNRAMYYNDMSPRNDMKRDMAVGTDAASYRAPAQASDAAVAAATAQQPPPGYVYAQMQPQQHLQQPPQQQLQQPPQQQLQQPPQQQLHQPPPQQQLQQQPQQQLQQQQPPPQQQHQPAPQQIVTAGNQHFIHNPATGTFIPIQSYYHQPVPQAAPQQQAYDPNTGMYYIPMRPNAPQQYSMPPPGAAAPMPAPTLVESAPKPTVPIAQQPVPQQYMKPELQQPGMYRSAVPAAPVPGTNTAPGYPGMGYHHVMQTHHHPAQQPAATMAGNYGYEYADPRTQVFYSQAGAPPASLPPQYNPMGSPDASQADLNQNRGS, encoded by the exons ATGTGCAGCTTCGGGGGCCGCATCGTGCCGCGCCCCACCGACAAGTCCCTCTGCTACCTCGGCGGCGAGACCCGGATCGTGGCCGTGGACCGCAACGCCACGCTCGCCGACGTCCACGCGCGGCTCTCGCGCTCCCTCCTCGCCGGCCAGCCCTTCACGCTCAAGTACCAGCTCCCCAACGAGGACCTGGACTCGCTCATCTCCGTCTCCACCGACGAGGACCTCGACAACCTGGTCGACGAGTACGACCGCGtggccgccgcctcgtccggcggcggcgccgcgtcCCGCACCTCCCGGATccgcctcttcctcttccccgccaagcccgagtcctcctcctccctcggCTCCCTCCTCGACGACTCCTCCAAGTCCGAGAACTGGTTCGTCGACGCCCTCAACAGCGCCATCTCCGGATCCTTCGACGGCATCCCGCGCGGGATCTCCACCGACTCCGCCTCCGTCAACTGCCTCCTCGGCCTCGAGGACGACGCCTCCCAGCACTCCCGCTCCGGCCCGCCGCCCGCCGACGACCCGCGCAAGCTTCCCGccccggtcgccgccgccggcggcgccgggagGCACCCCCACGACGTGCAGTCCGTGCCCGACTCGCCCATGCTCGACAAGAACTCATCTTTCGGCTCCACGTCCTCTGCGCCGTCGCTGTCCAATCTGCCCCCGATCAGGGTCAGGCCAGACGAGCGGCAGCTCCCGCCGCAGGTCTCTGTGGAGGATCACTTCGCCCAGATGGGGATCTCGGAGCAGCAGCCTCCGCCTGTGATGATGGGGTATACTATGCAGCAACAACCGCCACAGGCGCCGATCCCTGCCATGGGGATGCCGGTTTCCACCATCTCGCCACCGGAGGCAGCCAGCAGAGTCTTCTCTGATGATGAGAGGTCTGATCATGGGGGTGGAGCTCGGATGCCCCCAAAGCAGGAGGTTCCACCCACTGCCGACCCCAACAACAG GGCCATGTACTACAATGATATGTCGCCTCGCAATGATATGAAGCGGGACATGGCCGTGGGAACTGATGCGGCCAGCTACCGCGCTCCAGCGCAAGCTTCAGACGCTGCTGTCGCCGCAGCCACGGCGCAGCAGCCACCGCCTGGCTATGTCTACGCACAGATGCAGCCGCAGCAGCACTTACAGCAGCCGCCTCAGCAGCAGTTACAGCAGCCGCCACAACAGCAATTACAGCAGCCGCCACAGCAGCAATTGCATCAGCCGCCGCCTCAGCAGCAGTTACAGCAGCAACCACAACAGCaattgcagcagcagcagcctccgCCGCAGCAACAACATCAGCCAGCTCCGCAGCAGATTGTCACAGCAGGGAATCAGCACTTCATTCACAACCCAGCCACGGGCACGTTCATTCCGATCCAATCTTATTATCACCAGCCTGTGCCTCAAGCAGCGCCACAGCAACAAGCGTATGACCCAAATACCGGCATGTACTACATCCCTATGCGCCCAAATGCGCCTCAGCAGTACAGCATGCCTCCTCCTGGTGCTGCTGCCCCTATGCCTGCTCCGACGCTTGTTGAAAGCGCACCGAAGCCAACCGTGCCGATTGCTCAGCAGCCGGTTCCTCAGCAATATATGAAGCCTGAATTGCAGCAACCTGGTATGTACCGAAGTGCTGTGCCTGCTGCCCCTGTTCCGGGGACTAATACAGCCCCAGGGTACCCTGGAATGGGTTACCACCATGTAATGCAAACCCACCACCATCCGGCACAGCAGCCTGCAGCGACCATGGCGGGAAACTATGGGTATGAGTATGCTGATCCCCGGACACAAGTCTTCTACTCTCAGGCAGGAGCACCACCTGCATCATTGCCGCCACAGTATAATCCCATGGGATCACCTGATGCCAGCCAGGCTGACTTGAATCAGAACCGCGGTTCATAG
- the LOC124660221 gene encoding extensin-like isoform X1, with protein MDSAPPAAGGGGPGYPESTDSSPRSRGGDSWDEPFPSSAAAAAGGRLRLMCSFGGRIVPRPTDKSLCYLGGETRIVAVDRNATLADVHARLSRSLLAGQPFTLKYQLPNEDLDSLISVSTDEDLDNLVDEYDRVAAASSGGGAASRTSRIRLFLFPAKPESSSSLGSLLDDSSKSENWFVDALNSAISGSFDGIPRGISTDSASVNCLLGLEDDASQHSRSGPPPADDPRKLPAPVAAAGGAGRHPHDVQSVPDSPMLDKNSSFGSTSSAPSLSNLPPIRVRPDERQLPPQVSVEDHFAQMGISEQQPPPVMMGYTMQQQPPQAPIPAMGMPVSTISPPEAASRVFSDDERSDHGGGARMPPKQEVPPTADPNNRAMYYNDMSPRNDMKRDMAVGTDAASYRAPAQASDAAVAAATAQQPPPGYVYAQMQPQQHLQQPPQQQLQQPPQQQLQQPPQQQLHQPPPQQQLQQQPQQQLQQQQPPPQQQHQPAPQQIVTAGNQHFIHNPATGTFIPIQSYYHQPVPQAAPQQQAYDPNTGMYYIPMRPNAPQQYSMPPPGAAAPMPAPTLVESAPKPTVPIAQQPVPQQYMKPELQQPGMYRSAVPAAPVPGTNTAPGYPGMGYHHVMQTHHHPAQQPAATMAGNYGYEYADPRTQVFYSQAGAPPASLPPQYNPMGSPDASQADLNQNRGS; from the exons ATGGActcggcgccgccggccgccggcggcggcggccccggcTACCCCGAGTCAACGGACTCCTCCCCGCGCAGCCGCGGCGGCGACTCCTGGGACGAGCCCTtcccgtcctccgccgccgccgccgccggcggccgcctccgCCTCATGTGCAGCTTCGGGGGCCGCATCGTGCCGCGCCCCACCGACAAGTCCCTCTGCTACCTCGGCGGCGAGACCCGGATCGTGGCCGTGGACCGCAACGCCACGCTCGCCGACGTCCACGCGCGGCTCTCGCGCTCCCTCCTCGCCGGCCAGCCCTTCACGCTCAAGTACCAGCTCCCCAACGAGGACCTGGACTCGCTCATCTCCGTCTCCACCGACGAGGACCTCGACAACCTGGTCGACGAGTACGACCGCGtggccgccgcctcgtccggcggcggcgccgcgtcCCGCACCTCCCGGATccgcctcttcctcttccccgccaagcccgagtcctcctcctccctcggCTCCCTCCTCGACGACTCCTCCAAGTCCGAGAACTGGTTCGTCGACGCCCTCAACAGCGCCATCTCCGGATCCTTCGACGGCATCCCGCGCGGGATCTCCACCGACTCCGCCTCCGTCAACTGCCTCCTCGGCCTCGAGGACGACGCCTCCCAGCACTCCCGCTCCGGCCCGCCGCCCGCCGACGACCCGCGCAAGCTTCCCGccccggtcgccgccgccggcggcgccgggagGCACCCCCACGACGTGCAGTCCGTGCCCGACTCGCCCATGCTCGACAAGAACTCATCTTTCGGCTCCACGTCCTCTGCGCCGTCGCTGTCCAATCTGCCCCCGATCAGGGTCAGGCCAGACGAGCGGCAGCTCCCGCCGCAGGTCTCTGTGGAGGATCACTTCGCCCAGATGGGGATCTCGGAGCAGCAGCCTCCGCCTGTGATGATGGGGTATACTATGCAGCAACAACCGCCACAGGCGCCGATCCCTGCCATGGGGATGCCGGTTTCCACCATCTCGCCACCGGAGGCAGCCAGCAGAGTCTTCTCTGATGATGAGAGGTCTGATCATGGGGGTGGAGCTCGGATGCCCCCAAAGCAGGAGGTTCCACCCACTGCCGACCCCAACAACAG GGCCATGTACTACAATGATATGTCGCCTCGCAATGATATGAAGCGGGACATGGCCGTGGGAACTGATGCGGCCAGCTACCGCGCTCCAGCGCAAGCTTCAGACGCTGCTGTCGCCGCAGCCACGGCGCAGCAGCCACCGCCTGGCTATGTCTACGCACAGATGCAGCCGCAGCAGCACTTACAGCAGCCGCCTCAGCAGCAGTTACAGCAGCCGCCACAACAGCAATTACAGCAGCCGCCACAGCAGCAATTGCATCAGCCGCCGCCTCAGCAGCAGTTACAGCAGCAACCACAACAGCaattgcagcagcagcagcctccgCCGCAGCAACAACATCAGCCAGCTCCGCAGCAGATTGTCACAGCAGGGAATCAGCACTTCATTCACAACCCAGCCACGGGCACGTTCATTCCGATCCAATCTTATTATCACCAGCCTGTGCCTCAAGCAGCGCCACAGCAACAAGCGTATGACCCAAATACCGGCATGTACTACATCCCTATGCGCCCAAATGCGCCTCAGCAGTACAGCATGCCTCCTCCTGGTGCTGCTGCCCCTATGCCTGCTCCGACGCTTGTTGAAAGCGCACCGAAGCCAACCGTGCCGATTGCTCAGCAGCCGGTTCCTCAGCAATATATGAAGCCTGAATTGCAGCAACCTGGTATGTACCGAAGTGCTGTGCCTGCTGCCCCTGTTCCGGGGACTAATACAGCCCCAGGGTACCCTGGAATGGGTTACCACCATGTAATGCAAACCCACCACCATCCGGCACAGCAGCCTGCAGCGACCATGGCGGGAAACTATGGGTATGAGTATGCTGATCCCCGGACACAAGTCTTCTACTCTCAGGCAGGAGCACCACCTGCATCATTGCCGCCACAGTATAATCCCATGGGATCACCTGATGCCAGCCAGGCTGACTTGAATCAGAACCGCGGTTCATAG